In one Lolium rigidum isolate FL_2022 chromosome 3, APGP_CSIRO_Lrig_0.1, whole genome shotgun sequence genomic region, the following are encoded:
- the LOC124699270 gene encoding oxoglutarate dehydrogenase inhibitor-like, with amino-acid sequence MEAAAATSSPLLSLSGARRSPTLLRCSPASARPPPYRCSYYTGAERQLVYLARTSSRGLSLRCSAAAAGSTSTEGWLLEPAGDGDWKHIGYRVERRGPIEITSSDVVTVGRVPESADIVIPVATVSGVHARLEKKKDGSLVVTDMNSTNGTYINERKLVPGFPVAVNSGSLLIFGDIHLAMFRARKALFQVPAADETVEDNEQEVNNEVLASVTEETS; translated from the exons ATGGAAGCGGCAGCCGCTACCTCTTCCCCCTTGCTGTCGCTCTCTGGCGCAAGGAGGTCGCCGACCCTTCTCCGCTGCTCCCCGGCGTCAGCTAGGCCTCCTCCCTACCGATGTAGCTACTACACCGGCGCAGAGCGGCAGCTAGTCTACCTCGCCAGAACAAGCAGCAGGGGCTTGTCTTTGAggtgctccgccgccgccgccggcagcacgTCGACGGAAGGATGGCTTCTCGAGCCCGCAG GTGACGGCGACTGGAAACACATCGGCTACCGCGTCGAGCGCCGCGGTCCGATCGAGATCACCTCTTCT GACGTGGTGACCGTGGGCAGGGTTCCAGAGAGCGCTGACATCGTCATCCCCGTCGCGACAGTTTCCGGCGTGCACGCTCGGCTGGAGAAGAAGAAAGATGGTAGCCTAGTGGTGACAGACATGAACAGCACCAACGGCACCTACATCAACGAGAGGAAGCTGGTGCCAGGGTTCCCCGTGGCCGTCAACTCCGGGAGCCTCCTAATCTTCG GTGACATTCACCTAGCAATGTTTCGTGCGAGAAAGGCGCTATTCCAAGTACCTGCCGCAGACGAGACAGTGGAAGATAACGAGCAGGAAGTCAACAATGAGGTACTAGCAAGCGTAACTGAAGAAACAAGCTAA
- the LOC124699269 gene encoding 40S ribosomal protein S16-like: MSVLSRPAPGTVQCFGRKKTAVAVAYCKPGRGLIKVDGVPIELIRPEMLRLKAFEPILLAGRSRFKEIDMRIRVRGGGHTSQIYSIRQAIAKSLVAYCQKYVDEATKKEVKDIFARYDRTLLVADPRRCEPKKFGGRGARSRFQKSYR, encoded by the coding sequence ATGTCGGTCCTCTCCCGCCCGGCCCCGGGCACCGTGCAGTGCTTCGGCCGGAAGAAGACCGCGGTCGCCGTGGCCTACTGCAAGCCGGGCCGCGGGCTGATCAAGGTCGACGGCGTGCCCATCGAGCTCATCCGCCCGGAGATGCTCCGGCTCAAGGCCTTCGAGCCCATCCTGCTCGCCGGCAGGTCCCGCTTCAAGGAGATCGACATGCGGATCCGCGTCCGCGGCGGCGGCCACACCAGCCAGATCTACTCCATCCGCCAGGCCATCGCCAAGTCGCTCGTCGCCTACTGCCAGAAGTACGTCGACGAGGCCACAAAGAAGGAGGTCAAGGACATCTTCGCGCGCTACGACCGCACCCTCCTCGTCGCCGACCCGCGCCGCTGCGAGCCCAAGAAGTTCGGGGGCCGCGGAGCCCGCTCGAGGTTCCAGAAGTCGTaccgttga